The following coding sequences lie in one Equus asinus isolate D_3611 breed Donkey chromosome 1, EquAss-T2T_v2, whole genome shotgun sequence genomic window:
- the AGAP3 gene encoding arf-GAP with GTPase, ANK repeat and PH domain-containing protein 3 isoform X3, translating to MERGRPPGDSYSQERPAGCRRALSVCDSLDVHGAPADRAAAALQAALCAAREQPARPRSVCSGASGRSPAGPRSLLLGLLRPRLGRRGPADGPPPAPGPEPAGRPGSAASTPASSPAPSPAPARRSRPRGSPAPRPTSMTFLEVNRLELAAAEGAGAGLGRAGSAGFLRGASLWSSQRWQVLRGGGGPGPRRGLSALRKSFSFRLRRGQEIRRAESGPLPRARTRSDGDASSLGAFPSRRDLLLGAEAPRAAPEPGRPRAAAGLWRLLTSRFRRREPAPAPAPAEPLWSRRAAAAPGLLGTPSDSFVNSQEWTLSRSVPELKVGIVGNLSSGKSALVHRYLTGTYVQEESPEGGRFKKEIVVDGQSYLLLIRDEGGPPELQFAAWVDAVVFVFSLEDEISFQTVYNYFLRLCSFRNASEVPMVLVGTQDAISAANPRVIDDSRARKLSTDLKRCTYYETCATYGLNVERVFQDVAQKVVALRKKQQLAIGPCKSLPNSPSHSAVSAASIPAVHINQATNGGSSAFSDYSSSVPSTPSISQRELRIETIAASSTPTPIRKQSKRRSNIFTSRKGADLDREKKASECKVDSIGSGRAIPIKQGILLKRSGKSLNKEWKKKYVTLCDNGLLTYHPSLHDYMQNIHGKEIDLLRTTVKVPGKRLPRATPATAPGTSPRANGLALERSNTQLGGGTESEESFEFVVVSLTGQTWHFEASTAEERELWVQSVQAQILASLQGCRSAKDKTRLGNQNAALAVQAVRTVRGNSFCIDCDAPNPDWASLNLGALMCIECSGTHRHLGAHLSRVRSLDLDDWPPELLAVMTAMGNALANSVWEGALDGYAKPGPDACREEKERWIRAKYEQKLFLAPLPSSDVPLGQQLLRAVVEDDLRLLVMLLAHGSKEEVNETYGDGDGRTALHLSSAMANVVFTQLLIWYGVDVRSRDARGLTPLAYARRAGSQECADILIQHGCPGEGCGLAPTPNREPANGTNTSAELHRSPSLL from the exons ATGGAGCGGGGCCGGCCGCCGGGCGACAGCTACAGCCAGGAGCGGCCCGCCGGCTGCCGTCGCGCCCTCAGCGTCTGCGACTCGCTGGACGTGCACGGCGCCCCGGCTgaccgcgccgccgccgccctgcaGGCCGCCCTGTGCGCCGCGCGTGAGCAGCCGGCGCGGCCGCGGAGCGTATGCTCGGGCGCCTCGGGCCGGTCGCCCGCCGGGCCCCGCAGCCTGCTGCTCGGCCTCCTGCGCCCGCGCCTTGGCCGCCGGGGCCCCGCCGACGGGCCGCCGCCAGCTCCCGGGCCCGAGCCTGCGGGGCGCCCCGGCTCGGCCGCGAGCACCCCGGCGTCCAGCCCAGCGCCCAGCCCCGCGCCGGCCCGGCGCAGCCGCCCTCGGGGGAGCCCGGCGCCGCGGCCCACCAGCATGACGTTCCTGGAGGTGAACCGCCTGGAGCTGGCGGCGGCCGAGGGCGCGGGCGCGGGGCTGGGCCGCGCGGGTAGCGCGGGCTTCCTGCGGGGCGCCTCGCTGTGGAGCAGCCAGCGCTGGCAGGTGctgcgcggcggcggcggcccgggccCCCGGCGCGGCCTCTCCGCGCTGAGGAAGAGCTTCAGCTTCCGCCTGCGCCGCGGCCAGGAGATCCGGCGCGCCGAGTCGGGGCCCCTGCCCCGGGCGCGCACCCGCAGCGACGGCGACGCCAGCTCCCTGGGCGCCTTCCCCAGCCGCCGCGACCTGCTGCTGGGCGCCGAGGCCCCGCGCGCCGCGCCCGAGCCCGGccgcccccgcgccgccgccggcctCTGGAGGCTGCTCACCAGCCGCTTCCGCCGGAGGGAGCCCGcacccgcgcccgcgcccgccgaGCCGCTGTGGAGCCGCCGGGCGGCCGCGGCCCCGGGGCTCCTGGGCACGCCAAGCG ACTCCTTTGTGAACAGCCAGGAGTGGACCCTGAGCCGCTCGGTGCCGGAGCTTAAAGTG GGCATTGTGGGAAACCTGTCTAGTGGGAAGTCGGCCCTGGTGCACCGCTATCTGACGGGGACCTATGTCCAGGAGGAGTCCCCTGAAG GGGGTCGGTTTAAGAAGGAGATTGTGGTGGATGGCCAGAGTTACCTGCTGCTGATCCGAGATGAAGGAGGTCCCCCTGAGCTCCAG TTTGCTGCCTGGGTGGACGCGGTGGTGTTTGTGTTCAGCCTGGAGGATGAAATCAGCTTCCAGACCGTGTACAACTACTTCCTGCGGCTCTGCAGCTTCCGCAACGCGAGCGAGGTGCCCATGGTGCTGGTGGGCACGCAGG ATGCCATCAGTGCCGCAAACCCCCGAGTCATCGACGACAGCAGGGCCCGCAAGCTCTCCACAGACTTGAAGCGCTGCACCTACTATGAGACGTGCGCGACCTACGGGCTCAACGTGGAGCGCGTCTTCCAGGACG TGGCCCAGAAGGTAGTGGCCTTGCGGAAGAAGCAGCAGCTGGCCATCGGGCCCTGCAAGTCACTGCCCAACTCCCCCAGCCACTCGGCAGTGTCCGCCGCCTCCATCCCGGCCGTGCACATCAACCAG GCCACGAATGGCGGCAGCAGCGCCTTCAGCGACTACTCATCCTcagtcccctccacccccagcatcAGCCAGCGGGAGCTGCGCATCGAGACCATCgctgcctcctccacccccacaccCATCCGCAAGCAGTCCAAGCGGCGCTCCAACATCTTCACG tctCGAAAGGGTGCTGACTTGGACCGGGAGAAAAAAGCCTCCGAGTGCAAGGTGGACAGTATCGGGAGTGGTCGGGCCATCCCCATTAAACAG GGCATCCTGCTGAAGCGGAGTGGCAAGTCCCTGAACAAGGAGTGGAAGAAGAAGTACGTGACACTCTGTGACAACGGGCTGCTCACCTACCACCCCAGTCTGCAC GATTACATGCAGAACATCCATGGCAAGGAGATTGACCTGTTGCGGACAACAGTGAAAGTGCCAGGGAAGCGTCTGCCTCGAGCCACACCTGCCACAGCCCCAGGCACCAGCCCTCGGGCCAACGGGCTGGCCTTGGAGCGGAGTAACACACAGCTGGGTGGGGGCACAG AGTCGGAGGAGTCGTTTGAGTTTGTGGTGGTGTCCCTCACTGGGCAGACGTGGCACTTCGAGGCCTCGACGGCAGAGGAGCGGGAGCTGTGGGTACAGAGCGTGCAGGCCCAGATCCTCGCCAGCCTGCAGGGCTGCCGCAGCGCCAAGGACAAG ACTCGACTGGGGAACCAGAATGCAGCTCTGGCTGTACAGGCTGTCCGCACTGTTCGTGGCAACAGCTTCTGTATTGACTGCGATGCCCCCA ATCCAGACTGGGCCAGCCTGAACCTGGGCGCTCTGATGTGCATCGAGTGCTCAGGGACCCACCGACATCTGGGGGCTCACCTGTCCCGGGTCCGTTCTCTTGACCTTGATGACTGGCCACCTGAGCTGCTGGCTGTTATGACTGCGATGGGCAATGCCCTGGCCAATAGTGTCTGGGAGGGAGCCCTGGATGGTTATGCAAAGCCAGGGCCTGACGCCTGCAG agaggagaaagagcgCTGGATACGGGCCAAGTACGAACAGAAGCTCTTCCTGGCCCCACTGCCGAGCTCGGATGTGCCGTTGGGGCAGCAGCTGCTGCGGGCCGTAGTGGAGGACGACCTGCGGCTGCTGGTGATGCTTCTGGCACACGGGTCCAAGGAGGAGGTGAATGAGACCTATGGAGATGGGGATGGGCGGACAGCTCTGCATCTCTCCAGTGCCATGGCCAATGTCGTCTTCACACAGCTGCTCATCTGG TATGGGGTGGATGTGAGGAGCCGGGACGCCCGAGGTCTGACTCCATTGGCCTATGCTCGCCGGGCTGGCAGCCAGGAATGTGCAGACATCTTGATCCAGCATGGCTGCCCTGGGGAGGGCTGTGGCTTAGCACCTACCCCCAACAGAGAGCCTGCCAATGGCACCAACACCTCTGCTGAACTGCACCGAAGCCCTAGCCTCCTCTAA
- the AGAP3 gene encoding arf-GAP with GTPase, ANK repeat and PH domain-containing protein 3 isoform X1, with protein MERGRPPGDSYSQERPAGCRRALSVCDSLDVHGAPADRAAAALQAALCAAREQPARPRSVCSGASGRSPAGPRSLLLGLLRPRLGRRGPADGPPPAPGPEPAGRPGSAASTPASSPAPSPAPARRSRPRGSPAPRPTSMTFLEVNRLELAAAEGAGAGLGRAGSAGFLRGASLWSSQRWQVLRGGGGPGPRRGLSALRKSFSFRLRRGQEIRRAESGPLPRARTRSDGDASSLGAFPSRRDLLLGAEAPRAAPEPGRPRAAAGLWRLLTSRFRRREPAPAPAPAEPLWSRRAAAAPGLLGTPSDSFVNSQEWTLSRSVPELKVGIVGNLSSGKSALVHRYLTGTYVQEESPEGGRFKKEIVVDGQSYLLLIRDEGGPPELQFAAWVDAVVFVFSLEDEISFQTVYNYFLRLCSFRNASEVPMVLVGTQDAISAANPRVIDDSRARKLSTDLKRCTYYETCATYGLNVERVFQDVAQKVVALRKKQQLAIGPCKSLPNSPSHSAVSAASIPAVHINQATNGGSSAFSDYSSSVPSTPSISQRELRIETIAASSTPTPIRKQSKRRSNIFTSRKGADLDREKKASECKVDSIGSGRAIPIKQGILLKRSGKSLNKEWKKKYVTLCDNGLLTYHPSLHDYMQNIHGKEIDLLRTTVKVPGKRLPRATPATAPGTSPRANGLALERSNTQLGGGTGAPHSASSPAWAGPRPEGLHQRSCSVSSADQWSEAATLAPASGPAEVLSSSPKLEPPPSPHSNRKKHRRKKSTGTPRPDGPSSAAEESEESFEFVVVSLTGQTWHFEASTAEERELWVQSVQAQILASLQGCRSAKDKTRLGNQNAALAVQAVRTVRGNSFCIDCDAPNPDWASLNLGALMCIECSGTHRHLGAHLSRVRSLDLDDWPPELLAVMTAMGNALANSVWEGALDGYAKPGPDACREEKERWIRAKYEQKLFLAPLPSSDVPLGQQLLRAVVEDDLRLLVMLLAHGSKEEVNETYGDGDGRTALHLSSAMANVVFTQLLIWYGVDVRSRDARGLTPLAYARRAGSQECADILIQHGCPGEGCGLAPTPNREPANGTNTSAELHRSPSLL; from the exons ATGGAGCGGGGCCGGCCGCCGGGCGACAGCTACAGCCAGGAGCGGCCCGCCGGCTGCCGTCGCGCCCTCAGCGTCTGCGACTCGCTGGACGTGCACGGCGCCCCGGCTgaccgcgccgccgccgccctgcaGGCCGCCCTGTGCGCCGCGCGTGAGCAGCCGGCGCGGCCGCGGAGCGTATGCTCGGGCGCCTCGGGCCGGTCGCCCGCCGGGCCCCGCAGCCTGCTGCTCGGCCTCCTGCGCCCGCGCCTTGGCCGCCGGGGCCCCGCCGACGGGCCGCCGCCAGCTCCCGGGCCCGAGCCTGCGGGGCGCCCCGGCTCGGCCGCGAGCACCCCGGCGTCCAGCCCAGCGCCCAGCCCCGCGCCGGCCCGGCGCAGCCGCCCTCGGGGGAGCCCGGCGCCGCGGCCCACCAGCATGACGTTCCTGGAGGTGAACCGCCTGGAGCTGGCGGCGGCCGAGGGCGCGGGCGCGGGGCTGGGCCGCGCGGGTAGCGCGGGCTTCCTGCGGGGCGCCTCGCTGTGGAGCAGCCAGCGCTGGCAGGTGctgcgcggcggcggcggcccgggccCCCGGCGCGGCCTCTCCGCGCTGAGGAAGAGCTTCAGCTTCCGCCTGCGCCGCGGCCAGGAGATCCGGCGCGCCGAGTCGGGGCCCCTGCCCCGGGCGCGCACCCGCAGCGACGGCGACGCCAGCTCCCTGGGCGCCTTCCCCAGCCGCCGCGACCTGCTGCTGGGCGCCGAGGCCCCGCGCGCCGCGCCCGAGCCCGGccgcccccgcgccgccgccggcctCTGGAGGCTGCTCACCAGCCGCTTCCGCCGGAGGGAGCCCGcacccgcgcccgcgcccgccgaGCCGCTGTGGAGCCGCCGGGCGGCCGCGGCCCCGGGGCTCCTGGGCACGCCAAGCG ACTCCTTTGTGAACAGCCAGGAGTGGACCCTGAGCCGCTCGGTGCCGGAGCTTAAAGTG GGCATTGTGGGAAACCTGTCTAGTGGGAAGTCGGCCCTGGTGCACCGCTATCTGACGGGGACCTATGTCCAGGAGGAGTCCCCTGAAG GGGGTCGGTTTAAGAAGGAGATTGTGGTGGATGGCCAGAGTTACCTGCTGCTGATCCGAGATGAAGGAGGTCCCCCTGAGCTCCAG TTTGCTGCCTGGGTGGACGCGGTGGTGTTTGTGTTCAGCCTGGAGGATGAAATCAGCTTCCAGACCGTGTACAACTACTTCCTGCGGCTCTGCAGCTTCCGCAACGCGAGCGAGGTGCCCATGGTGCTGGTGGGCACGCAGG ATGCCATCAGTGCCGCAAACCCCCGAGTCATCGACGACAGCAGGGCCCGCAAGCTCTCCACAGACTTGAAGCGCTGCACCTACTATGAGACGTGCGCGACCTACGGGCTCAACGTGGAGCGCGTCTTCCAGGACG TGGCCCAGAAGGTAGTGGCCTTGCGGAAGAAGCAGCAGCTGGCCATCGGGCCCTGCAAGTCACTGCCCAACTCCCCCAGCCACTCGGCAGTGTCCGCCGCCTCCATCCCGGCCGTGCACATCAACCAG GCCACGAATGGCGGCAGCAGCGCCTTCAGCGACTACTCATCCTcagtcccctccacccccagcatcAGCCAGCGGGAGCTGCGCATCGAGACCATCgctgcctcctccacccccacaccCATCCGCAAGCAGTCCAAGCGGCGCTCCAACATCTTCACG tctCGAAAGGGTGCTGACTTGGACCGGGAGAAAAAAGCCTCCGAGTGCAAGGTGGACAGTATCGGGAGTGGTCGGGCCATCCCCATTAAACAG GGCATCCTGCTGAAGCGGAGTGGCAAGTCCCTGAACAAGGAGTGGAAGAAGAAGTACGTGACACTCTGTGACAACGGGCTGCTCACCTACCACCCCAGTCTGCAC GATTACATGCAGAACATCCATGGCAAGGAGATTGACCTGTTGCGGACAACAGTGAAAGTGCCAGGGAAGCGTCTGCCTCGAGCCACACCTGCCACAGCCCCAGGCACCAGCCCTCGGGCCAACGGGCTGGCCTTGGAGCGGAGTAACACACAGCTGGGTGGGGGCACAG gtgCCCCCCACTCGGCCAGCAGCCCAGCTTGGGCTGGCCCACGCCCTGAGGGGCTGCACCAGCGCTCCTGCTCTGTTTCCAGTGCCGACCAGTGGAGTGAGGCCGCTACCCTGGCCCCAG CCAGTGGCCCAGCTGAGGTGCTCAGTTCCAGCCCCAAGCTGGAGCCTCCCCCATCTCCCCACTCCAACCGGAAGAAGCACCGGCGGAAAAAGAGCACCGGGACCCCCCGACCAGACGGCCCCAGCAGTGCTGCTGAAG AGTCGGAGGAGTCGTTTGAGTTTGTGGTGGTGTCCCTCACTGGGCAGACGTGGCACTTCGAGGCCTCGACGGCAGAGGAGCGGGAGCTGTGGGTACAGAGCGTGCAGGCCCAGATCCTCGCCAGCCTGCAGGGCTGCCGCAGCGCCAAGGACAAG ACTCGACTGGGGAACCAGAATGCAGCTCTGGCTGTACAGGCTGTCCGCACTGTTCGTGGCAACAGCTTCTGTATTGACTGCGATGCCCCCA ATCCAGACTGGGCCAGCCTGAACCTGGGCGCTCTGATGTGCATCGAGTGCTCAGGGACCCACCGACATCTGGGGGCTCACCTGTCCCGGGTCCGTTCTCTTGACCTTGATGACTGGCCACCTGAGCTGCTGGCTGTTATGACTGCGATGGGCAATGCCCTGGCCAATAGTGTCTGGGAGGGAGCCCTGGATGGTTATGCAAAGCCAGGGCCTGACGCCTGCAG agaggagaaagagcgCTGGATACGGGCCAAGTACGAACAGAAGCTCTTCCTGGCCCCACTGCCGAGCTCGGATGTGCCGTTGGGGCAGCAGCTGCTGCGGGCCGTAGTGGAGGACGACCTGCGGCTGCTGGTGATGCTTCTGGCACACGGGTCCAAGGAGGAGGTGAATGAGACCTATGGAGATGGGGATGGGCGGACAGCTCTGCATCTCTCCAGTGCCATGGCCAATGTCGTCTTCACACAGCTGCTCATCTGG TATGGGGTGGATGTGAGGAGCCGGGACGCCCGAGGTCTGACTCCATTGGCCTATGCTCGCCGGGCTGGCAGCCAGGAATGTGCAGACATCTTGATCCAGCATGGCTGCCCTGGGGAGGGCTGTGGCTTAGCACCTACCCCCAACAGAGAGCCTGCCAATGGCACCAACACCTCTGCTGAACTGCACCGAAGCCCTAGCCTCCTCTAA
- the AGAP3 gene encoding arf-GAP with GTPase, ANK repeat and PH domain-containing protein 3 isoform X2, giving the protein MERGRPPGDSYSQERPAGCRRALSVCDSLDVHGAPADRAAAALQAALCAAREQPARPRSVCSGASGRSPAGPRSLLLGLLRPRLGRRGPADGPPPAPGPEPAGRPGSAASTPASSPAPSPAPARRSRPRGSPAPRPTSMTFLEVNRLELAAAEGAGAGLGRAGSAGFLRGASLWSSQRWQVLRGGGGPGPRRGLSALRKSFSFRLRRGQEIRRAESGPLPRARTRSDGDASSLGAFPSRRDLLLGAEAPRAAPEPGRPRAAAGLWRLLTSRFRRREPAPAPAPAEPLWSRRAAAAPGLLGTPSDSFVNSQEWTLSRSVPELKVGIVGNLSSGKSALVHRYLTGTYVQEESPEGGRFKKEIVVDGQSYLLLIRDEGGPPELQFAAWVDAVVFVFSLEDEISFQTVYNYFLRLCSFRNASEVPMVLVGTQDAISAANPRVIDDSRARKLSTDLKRCTYYETCATYGLNVERVFQDVAQKVVALRKKQQLAIGPCKSLPNSPSHSAVSAASIPAVHINQATNGGSSAFSDYSSSVPSTPSISQRELRIETIAASSTPTPIRKQSKRRSNIFTSRKGADLDREKKASECKVDSIGSGRAIPIKQGILLKRSGKSLNKEWKKKYVTLCDNGLLTYHPSLHDYMQNIHGKEIDLLRTTVKVPGKRLPRATPATAPGTSPRANGLALERSNTQLGGGTASGPAEVLSSSPKLEPPPSPHSNRKKHRRKKSTGTPRPDGPSSAAEESEESFEFVVVSLTGQTWHFEASTAEERELWVQSVQAQILASLQGCRSAKDKTRLGNQNAALAVQAVRTVRGNSFCIDCDAPNPDWASLNLGALMCIECSGTHRHLGAHLSRVRSLDLDDWPPELLAVMTAMGNALANSVWEGALDGYAKPGPDACREEKERWIRAKYEQKLFLAPLPSSDVPLGQQLLRAVVEDDLRLLVMLLAHGSKEEVNETYGDGDGRTALHLSSAMANVVFTQLLIWYGVDVRSRDARGLTPLAYARRAGSQECADILIQHGCPGEGCGLAPTPNREPANGTNTSAELHRSPSLL; this is encoded by the exons ATGGAGCGGGGCCGGCCGCCGGGCGACAGCTACAGCCAGGAGCGGCCCGCCGGCTGCCGTCGCGCCCTCAGCGTCTGCGACTCGCTGGACGTGCACGGCGCCCCGGCTgaccgcgccgccgccgccctgcaGGCCGCCCTGTGCGCCGCGCGTGAGCAGCCGGCGCGGCCGCGGAGCGTATGCTCGGGCGCCTCGGGCCGGTCGCCCGCCGGGCCCCGCAGCCTGCTGCTCGGCCTCCTGCGCCCGCGCCTTGGCCGCCGGGGCCCCGCCGACGGGCCGCCGCCAGCTCCCGGGCCCGAGCCTGCGGGGCGCCCCGGCTCGGCCGCGAGCACCCCGGCGTCCAGCCCAGCGCCCAGCCCCGCGCCGGCCCGGCGCAGCCGCCCTCGGGGGAGCCCGGCGCCGCGGCCCACCAGCATGACGTTCCTGGAGGTGAACCGCCTGGAGCTGGCGGCGGCCGAGGGCGCGGGCGCGGGGCTGGGCCGCGCGGGTAGCGCGGGCTTCCTGCGGGGCGCCTCGCTGTGGAGCAGCCAGCGCTGGCAGGTGctgcgcggcggcggcggcccgggccCCCGGCGCGGCCTCTCCGCGCTGAGGAAGAGCTTCAGCTTCCGCCTGCGCCGCGGCCAGGAGATCCGGCGCGCCGAGTCGGGGCCCCTGCCCCGGGCGCGCACCCGCAGCGACGGCGACGCCAGCTCCCTGGGCGCCTTCCCCAGCCGCCGCGACCTGCTGCTGGGCGCCGAGGCCCCGCGCGCCGCGCCCGAGCCCGGccgcccccgcgccgccgccggcctCTGGAGGCTGCTCACCAGCCGCTTCCGCCGGAGGGAGCCCGcacccgcgcccgcgcccgccgaGCCGCTGTGGAGCCGCCGGGCGGCCGCGGCCCCGGGGCTCCTGGGCACGCCAAGCG ACTCCTTTGTGAACAGCCAGGAGTGGACCCTGAGCCGCTCGGTGCCGGAGCTTAAAGTG GGCATTGTGGGAAACCTGTCTAGTGGGAAGTCGGCCCTGGTGCACCGCTATCTGACGGGGACCTATGTCCAGGAGGAGTCCCCTGAAG GGGGTCGGTTTAAGAAGGAGATTGTGGTGGATGGCCAGAGTTACCTGCTGCTGATCCGAGATGAAGGAGGTCCCCCTGAGCTCCAG TTTGCTGCCTGGGTGGACGCGGTGGTGTTTGTGTTCAGCCTGGAGGATGAAATCAGCTTCCAGACCGTGTACAACTACTTCCTGCGGCTCTGCAGCTTCCGCAACGCGAGCGAGGTGCCCATGGTGCTGGTGGGCACGCAGG ATGCCATCAGTGCCGCAAACCCCCGAGTCATCGACGACAGCAGGGCCCGCAAGCTCTCCACAGACTTGAAGCGCTGCACCTACTATGAGACGTGCGCGACCTACGGGCTCAACGTGGAGCGCGTCTTCCAGGACG TGGCCCAGAAGGTAGTGGCCTTGCGGAAGAAGCAGCAGCTGGCCATCGGGCCCTGCAAGTCACTGCCCAACTCCCCCAGCCACTCGGCAGTGTCCGCCGCCTCCATCCCGGCCGTGCACATCAACCAG GCCACGAATGGCGGCAGCAGCGCCTTCAGCGACTACTCATCCTcagtcccctccacccccagcatcAGCCAGCGGGAGCTGCGCATCGAGACCATCgctgcctcctccacccccacaccCATCCGCAAGCAGTCCAAGCGGCGCTCCAACATCTTCACG tctCGAAAGGGTGCTGACTTGGACCGGGAGAAAAAAGCCTCCGAGTGCAAGGTGGACAGTATCGGGAGTGGTCGGGCCATCCCCATTAAACAG GGCATCCTGCTGAAGCGGAGTGGCAAGTCCCTGAACAAGGAGTGGAAGAAGAAGTACGTGACACTCTGTGACAACGGGCTGCTCACCTACCACCCCAGTCTGCAC GATTACATGCAGAACATCCATGGCAAGGAGATTGACCTGTTGCGGACAACAGTGAAAGTGCCAGGGAAGCGTCTGCCTCGAGCCACACCTGCCACAGCCCCAGGCACCAGCCCTCGGGCCAACGGGCTGGCCTTGGAGCGGAGTAACACACAGCTGGGTGGGGGCACAG CCAGTGGCCCAGCTGAGGTGCTCAGTTCCAGCCCCAAGCTGGAGCCTCCCCCATCTCCCCACTCCAACCGGAAGAAGCACCGGCGGAAAAAGAGCACCGGGACCCCCCGACCAGACGGCCCCAGCAGTGCTGCTGAAG AGTCGGAGGAGTCGTTTGAGTTTGTGGTGGTGTCCCTCACTGGGCAGACGTGGCACTTCGAGGCCTCGACGGCAGAGGAGCGGGAGCTGTGGGTACAGAGCGTGCAGGCCCAGATCCTCGCCAGCCTGCAGGGCTGCCGCAGCGCCAAGGACAAG ACTCGACTGGGGAACCAGAATGCAGCTCTGGCTGTACAGGCTGTCCGCACTGTTCGTGGCAACAGCTTCTGTATTGACTGCGATGCCCCCA ATCCAGACTGGGCCAGCCTGAACCTGGGCGCTCTGATGTGCATCGAGTGCTCAGGGACCCACCGACATCTGGGGGCTCACCTGTCCCGGGTCCGTTCTCTTGACCTTGATGACTGGCCACCTGAGCTGCTGGCTGTTATGACTGCGATGGGCAATGCCCTGGCCAATAGTGTCTGGGAGGGAGCCCTGGATGGTTATGCAAAGCCAGGGCCTGACGCCTGCAG agaggagaaagagcgCTGGATACGGGCCAAGTACGAACAGAAGCTCTTCCTGGCCCCACTGCCGAGCTCGGATGTGCCGTTGGGGCAGCAGCTGCTGCGGGCCGTAGTGGAGGACGACCTGCGGCTGCTGGTGATGCTTCTGGCACACGGGTCCAAGGAGGAGGTGAATGAGACCTATGGAGATGGGGATGGGCGGACAGCTCTGCATCTCTCCAGTGCCATGGCCAATGTCGTCTTCACACAGCTGCTCATCTGG TATGGGGTGGATGTGAGGAGCCGGGACGCCCGAGGTCTGACTCCATTGGCCTATGCTCGCCGGGCTGGCAGCCAGGAATGTGCAGACATCTTGATCCAGCATGGCTGCCCTGGGGAGGGCTGTGGCTTAGCACCTACCCCCAACAGAGAGCCTGCCAATGGCACCAACACCTCTGCTGAACTGCACCGAAGCCCTAGCCTCCTCTAA